GCATACCGTTCAGATCGGTGTAGAAAGTAGCGCCACTGTTGATGTTGGTCTGCAGCCGCATCACTATTTCCGTATTGTCCCGATGTCCAATATCAACCAGATTTCGGATTTCTACACTATCATCGCGCAGAATGGTTTGATGTACGGCAAACGGTAAACCGGCAGTGATACTTGTTTCTAGTGGACCTTTCATGACCAGCACGATCGGTTGTTCGTACGCTATTAGCGTAGCATTGCCGGCCGGATGGAAAAGGTATGCACCGCTCTTGCCCGAGCTAAGCTGCATGCCGTATCGGTAGAACTCTAAATGTACCGGTACCGTCGCTTGATTGTTTTCGATCGTAAGCGATTTCAGCAATCCTTTTGAGGTGAAAGCGGCACTCGTTGTACCGCCCTCCTCAAACCGTAAGGACATTTCCGTTGGTGAGGCGTGGTCTATATCCTCTGGGTATCCGGCTGCCAAATTGACGGTAAACGGCGATTTGGACAATATGATCGCTTTCGTATATGTGACTCCACTGAAAGTGCATCAAAATGGTCATGATATAAATCGCCTTCAAGCTAATCTACCTTCATTTCATACTTACAGTGATTCTTCAGCACTATTTTTAGAAATAATCGTGTACACGCTCAGCCCCAACGGTGGAACATTAGCCCGGAACAGCAGCCTATACTTAGTGTTCGAGGGTTGCGGCTGACTGATGCCATCGGGGCGCGTATGCCAAGACCACACCGGTGCAATCTGACTCGGCACAGTACCTCCAGCTCCATCCAGCACCGTCACAAATGGACTGGCCACATAGAATTCGACCACCTCCGAGCGTGTATGGGGCAAAGAGTTGTGCAAAACGACCTGCTTGCTTGGTAATTCTTCCCCCAGTATGATGGTCGGTCGCACACTGTCCGACCCATTGACCGTCCGTGAATcatcgatcgaaaggtagcTGAACGATGGATCCGCATGGTAGACCGAGGATTTCGTAAGCATTCGATACACAGCCTGTTGCATCACGAATTTACAATCCTCTATTGCACGCGACATACGTTGCGCGTAGTCCTCCATAACGTGGTCCTTTGCCGTGCCGGTTATGCCGTCGTGATGCTGAAATAACGAAAGTTGCCGCCGTGCGTACTCCAACCGATTGGTCAGTGGTTTCCAATCGCTCGCCGGTTCCCAAACATTCCAGGAGTGTAACATTTCGGCCGATCGTATGTAATGCAACAGAATACGATCTTGCCGTTTGTGATACGGGCGCGAGGTAAAATATCCGCTCCAGTAGTCCTGATTAACGTCGGCGTACGTGAAGAAATCTCCCGTTAGCGATGGGAACTGGTCCATCCCATTGGGCCCACTTGTGGCCCGTACCGCATCGAAGTAATCCTGCAGCGTGGCAAACTTTACCTCTACATTCAGCGACGGCTCGTTGTTGATATAGTCAAACAGATGCTCGAAATTGACACGCTGCGCTTCCCATTCGCTGCTGGTGGTGTACCGGAAGTCATCGCCTAACGGAATCAACACATTGCGCGTTCGGTAAAGGACAGATTTTTTGCGCCACTGGTCGACTATCGTTTCTGCTCGTTCGGCAACGTTCTGATCGTTGATGGGTCGGGGCGGTACGTTCCATGGGCAGGTGAGACCCATGCCCGGTAAGCGCTTGAAGTCAAACTGACAACAAATCTTAGGATCGGGACCACACGTGTGTGGCACATCGTACGAGTAGAAGGGCATCATGTGCGTGAACAGATCCGTATCGCCGCGCGTGTCCCACAACTGACGCCAGCGGAACTCAAGCTGCTTTTTGAGAGCTaaatttttcttcacaatGTAGTGCGTGCGCTGGATGAGCAAATTCTCAAACCCAGATTGCTTTAAAATGTATGGCATGGTGGCCGATTGGCCGAACGGGTCGATCGACCAACTCGACACGGGCGTAACGTTCAGACGTGTTTTAAGCCACGTTTGACCTTCGGTCAGCTGTAGCAACATCGAGTACCAGTGCGAGTTTGCCTCATCGGGCATTACCCATCCGCCCGTGACGAATTCCAGCTGGCGGTTCTTTACCAGTCGCTTTACTATGTCCATCTGCTCAGCTGCAAGTTTATCGTACCATTGTGCGAAATAGCTTATTTCCGCCCAAATGAAGCGCAGTCCTGAATTCTCGTCCAAATGTCGCAACATGTTGGcgaaaatgttttttgtcGAGCGCTCGTAATACTCATCGAACGTCTGTATCCAGCCGGGATCGTTGTGGCTATGTGGCACTAAAAACACGTGCAGCTTGTGATGGCTGTTCCACTCGCTGGGATGATACTTAATCGGCCAACCCTGCTTCCAGGCGCCTCCGTCAATGTTTTCAAACGATACTTGCTCGTACAGGTTCAACATTTGCACGTCCGGTTGGGGTATAACGTCTGTTCGCAGTGCACACGTTCCGGCACCGCCGCCGTTCGCGTTAATGACCGATTCTTTCATCATTTCGCGGTCACCCAGCAGTGGTGCCTTATCGAGCACTTTGTTGTCGACGTACGTATCATCACCGCCACCGTCTACTGCGCCACGAATCGTGTCAATTTGCTTCCGAATATCGCCAAACTCCTGATGATGTTTGTTCAATCCATTCTCGAGCTGCTTTATTTTGCTCTCTAGGTACGTTATATCTTGCACTCGCTAGAACAAAGGGCAACAAAACAGGTAAGAATTGCGTCTATAATAAAAATCGGACTTATACTTACAGTGCGTTCGGAAACTGAGTAATTAAGCACAAGATAAAGTattaggaagaaaaacacagtAACGCCGCATAAAATAAAGGCGAATTTTCTTCGTATCCGAACCATGCTGGCACGTCATCAACGCTTCACCGTTGCCAGTTAACACCGGTATCCGGAGGTTGCTACTGCTAGTGCTGAAACgaagaaatatgaaaagcaCAGTATGaaccttttgtttgttatcAATCCAATTGCTTTATTCTGCTTTTCCGGCAATGAATCGTGCTATCAGTGCACCAATACACCCCGgttctgtttttcgtttttcgaatCGGGTAGTAATCACCCGTGGTACACACAGCGATAACAATATGCAAATTACTTCCATTGTTTGCGAATTTTCTTGGGAAGTACGTTTGCCCTAACCGgctatttatattttcttataTTTGGACTTTTTGGCAAGAGCGTTCATGCTGAAATAGTCCTTTTAAGTAAGAAATCAGCACAAAAACCTTTCTGTAACACACCTTaacttttgccaaaaaatgagGTGTGAAAAGTGGTAGGAATCGAATTTACACAAAATGTACAagtgtttgaattgtttttttttcctcaattcTGTCAACCGCACGTCACTTGAAGCAAGCATCAACAGAACACTATGGCACCGTTGACTGTACCACAGAAGGTTACaacttttatttcatttaatgtattttttgtttccgagtggggtgtttgttttaaattcacaAATTCTTTTAAACCAGTCATTTTCTTGGTAGTAAATTTTGATGGAATTTCATGTAAAGCTAGTAATTTCAGAGCTTTGTTCACACATGCAAtgcagaaataaaaactgatttgaaaacaattttcgcaACGTTCAAGTTGTAGCTTGTTTTGACACATTCGCGACTATCACGGCTTTATTTTGACAAGAAGAACAACATCAAGAAGTTCTCGATATCCCGTTAGGTGGTGTGACAAAGATGGCGGAACATTAACGAGAAAGAGATCACACCATTGACGCGAAACTAACACGAAGAACGTAGAAGACACCTCAGTTCTATCAGCAGAATACAAGACACAGAGGcctgtagaaaaaaaagttttgaacaaaaatgtcTTGCCACCGCTAGTGGCATGCAAGTGTGTGAAGTAAGAAATGTTTTTTCCGGTGTGTTACTGAAAAAATTGTTGGTTGCACTTAGTGCAGTGCTGGTGTAGGTGCAAGGGAGTAAAGAATCGATTGCGGTAGACTTTGCAAAAGTATCTTTAGTTAGCAACATTTGCGGAACCTGCAACATACAGcttttcgtcgtcgtcgtcgagaAGAAGGGTAAAGACGAAAGCTGAACGTGGTGGCAGCAAGCGGTGTACAAAGCGGTGGCGATGAAGAAAACGTCTGTGGAAGAAACAAGAGTTTGACAGCAAATGACAGGCAGAGCAAataggaagaaagaaagtggTGAAAGAACTGCAGCTCTACCCGAACAAGTTAGTTTAGAGTGAAAAAATAGTTCATATTACTTGTGAATCTATGTGCATTGGGGACGAAAAATAGCAAGCGAACGTACATGCGGATGGTGACCATTGACGGAGGACGAAAACACGCTCGAAACAAGCCTTCGTGCGAAGAAAACAAGGGGCAGCAAAAATGTGCGATGTTTGCTCCGGTTTCCTAAATCTTCTTGTTTCGTGTAAGTATTCTGCACGCCGTCCTGCACGGCAATCTTCGTTGACAGCATCGTTGACTTCGTTGTCGCAGTGTTAGTGGCCTATACCCTTACCGTTTCCCTAAACAACTGCGGACATGGCTTGTGGAAAGCCAGTTTGCAAGTTAAAAAATGTTCCGCAGGgtatttatgcattttttctactttttctttctccgccTTCTAGATGAGTCCAGATTGAACGGCAGCAATGACACCGATCAACCGGTGTTTCTGCAAAAGCGAGAGGTGGAAGTGGTGCTTAACTACATCCAAACTTGGCCAAACAGACAATGCATGTGCTGTTACCGGGATGTGAAAAACTTCGAACGGTTCAACCTGGTCGTGCAGGGTATAATATGCTTCACCGTCTACCAGCTGAAGAACATCCGGAAGTTGTTGGCACAAAATCTACTCCAGGCATCGACGAGTGCTGCAGTCGCAGTCGGACAGACTGGGCCGAATGTCGCGGAAACGGTTGCCTCGGAAAAAGATGCCACTTCAAAGTCGGCCAATGTCGACCACCATACGAAAGATGCCAACGATAAGACGGTGGTGGACGACCTGCAGCAATACAAAACCGTCCTCACAGCGGACGGTGGTAAAACGGCACTCGTTTCAAAGAATGCCGAAAGCGAGCTTGGGATGGCCGCGAAGCTCACAGAAGCTGAAGATGTGAAGCACGCAGACAAACAACAGTCgacaacaccagcagcaaacaatCAGCCGGCGATGGACGATGCCTGGACACTGCTCGATGTGGAAAAGCTGCTGATACTGGTGTCGAAGGTGTTTCTGCTAAACTTTCCATTGTACGTGGCCTACAAGCATAGTGTGCACACCCGGCTGGAAGATGTTTCACCGCAGGAAGTACAATCGCTGAGTTTGTTCTGCGATTTGCACGAAAGTGAAATATCGGCCTTCCTGCTGCGCAACGTTTCGTTGTTTTGCAATTACGCCGGGTTTGAGGCAATGATGCATTGTTTCGATCAGCCCGGATTGCCTGTTTCCACCGCGCATGCTATCACGGCGACGAGTTCCAACATTAAGCTGTGGATTAACTATCGTTCGACCGTGCAGCTGTTTATTCCGTTGCGCGTCAAGGTGCTGCAGTACATGTGCCGTCTGTCTGATCAGGATCTACGGTCGCCGGCCACCAAATCGATGGCGGATTTTATGTGGACTGCCATCAAGGACCCGTTTGACACGCAGATTACGTTCGATACGGAAGGATTGGCGCTGGCTTTCAAGTATTTCACATCGTCCACGTTGACGATGCGTTTGGCAGGCATGGCACAGATCAATGCACACATCAACATGTTCAACGATATCTGCACCTCGGAAACGGTGTCCGAGGTGGAAGCGGTAGGGCTTAAATTAGCCAATTGGCTCTCCGAAAATCAGATCATTTCCCACCTGTTCGGACCGAACCTGCACGTCGAGGTTATCAAGCAGTCGCATATTGTGCTTAATTTCCTAGCGGTTGAAAATCAAATCACAGAGGAACACATCGCGCTGATGTGGCAAGCGGCCCAGCTAAAGCATTGCTCCAAGACGATATACGATATATTGCCTTCGTTGGTGAAAAACCTCGCACCCAAACCAGCCACACATCTGTACTCGCTGCTGTGCCGGCTCGATCCGAAGGAACACACGGAACAGAGCATCTACATTGCGTCCGCACTGACGAAATTAATCTGGATGCGTGACTGTTCCCGACAAACGCTGATCGATATGAGTAAATCGGCTGGTGCCACTGTAAACGATATTGCGACGGGACGTGCCGATTATAACGAGCTACCGTCCAGCTCTGAGAACAGCGTGAGCGTGGATGGTACGAATAGTGAAGATGAGCATCCGGAAGATGATAGTTCCGATCCGGATGTGCCATCGGTGCCGCCGGTGGTGGTAGCAGGTGTACACAAACCGCCCGGTCCTATCCTGCGAATGGGGCCCGACCGCGAGGGAGAATCCGACAACGGTGCTCCACCCTGTAAGCAGGCACGCCATAAAATTTGTTGTGATGAAACTACTGATGGTGAGTACTATTCACTTGATTGTGTGTGCATCGAACAGTGTGTAATATAAAAAACGATATTTTGAGTTTTACGGATTTCACCGTACTGCCAACCGTGTGTAATTGATGatggtaattttatttaatttacagACAGCATCAAGGTGGAACCAGATATTTATGATGTGCATCAGAGGATAAAAGAGAAGATGTAAGTATTGTTTTCCGTGGATAAGTACAAAATTAACAATTAGCATTAAACTAACATTGTATTACTATTGTCACCCCCACAGACGAATTCCGCTTATGACCCGTTCGATCACCGCCTTCAACGAGGACGCTACCAGCAGTGACGAATGTATCGACGTGGATGAAGCGTTTCTGCTACGCAAAAAGTTACGCAAAAAGCGCCGTAAAGTAAGTGGTCTTACGCGCAAAGAGCTGCAGGAGCTTCAGGAAAGCGTATCCGATGTGGAGGACAGCGATCTGTTAGCTGCGATGCTTCCCGATAGCGACTGCAGTGATCATAACCTGCAGACGTCCGTATTGCGCCAcattcaacaacagcagcaacagcagcagcagcagcaacaacaacagcagcagcagcaactacaacaacaacaacaacagcaacaacagcagcagcagcagcatcaccatcatcttcatcatcacgGTAATGCGTTGGGTCCGGGGATCATTGGTATGGGCGATCGCGAGCAGCAACTAGTAGTTGGCCGTGCAAACAACAACGGTCTCATGGGTGCTGCCGGCTCGCTGAATGATGATGTTTCCAGCTTTATGGGCGCAATGGGCGAAGGCCGTTTAATTAACTTCCTAAATGCAGCGGATGCGGCTGATCATGACGGTAGTTGTTCGTCGCCGATGAGCAACAAATCGGAAAAGAATATGGCAGACTTTGATGATGAGGATTCACCATGCGAAGAGGAACTGGCACAGTTGGCGGCACGTGCCGAATCGTTGCATCAAGGATTTCCCATCTCGAGACCTCGCTCGATCGGAACCGTTGCTGGACCGTCACCGCTAcgcgctggtggtggtggtggaatgggtttaataaaacaacatcaacaacattcACCACATCAGCAGCACTCACCGGGAATGCATCGAATGGGAGGCGCTACAAATAATGGAACGATAAAGATGGGCAAAGGAGGTGGTTCTACGAAAACGAAGGATATTCTGGCAGCTACGGCCGCTGCAGCAGCTTCTGCGGGCCCGGTTGGTACGATGATGATTGGTAATCCTTACCGATTTCCGGACGTTTGTCTACCGGGCAACACTTTGCTGTGGGATCTTCTTCAGGATGATAAAATTGTAAGTAGAGGGAACTTGTTATTTGCTGAAAACGTTGAACTGTGAAGATAATATTACTATTATCATTCTGCCTTTTTAGGGTCAGTTGGGTGAATCGATTGCGCTTGAAGCGGAAAAAGTGCTCGGTACATTGTTGTGCTTTCACACGGATAAGCACATTAGGACGCGTTTCATCGAAGGTTGCCTGCAAAATTTGGCCGAAAACCGTAGCGTGGTGACGAGCTTGAAACTGCTTCCCAAGTTGTTTGCCTCGTTTCAGCAGTTTCGCGATGTGACAACGCATCAGGTTGTGCTGTGGTCCGAACGGCAGCATCGAAtgatgtttcacttttttaacaatttgaaACACTACTCGTCAACTGTCCGGAATAATAATTCGGCAAACAGTGTGCAGACGACGGATAGCACCTGTCTGGGTGGACCACTGTACTCTCATGTGACCCAGATTCAGGTGCGCCTGCAGTTCCTGACGTCCGTGTTTAGTGACGTTGGTTCACCGCGAAGCTTCCGACTGACGTTGAATCAAGTCGACAGTCTGTGGGCCTGTCTTGCGAACGACGCAGAGTGTagcgattgtttgttttcgtggCTGCAAGGCCAGGTGAAAGGTGGCGATACTCATGCGCTCGGATTAAATGCTATCCAGCATCTGTACATGAAACGTTTGTCGGAGCTAAAACCGGAAGGTATATCGATGGTTGCGTTGGGCTTGTTTCAGCAACTGTTTACTCTCGGCCGGGAAGAGCTCTTTGGACAACCTATCGAAGGTTCTGAACGTGATCGTGAGATGGACAATGTGGGAATGGAGCATTTGTGGAAGATAGCACTACGAGCGACAAACACCGATGTATCACTTTCGGCCATTCAGTACATCAACACATACTACATGGAGAAGCAGCTCAAGTATGAGCATCAATTTGTGGCCCAGTGTATGAACCATCTGTCACAGGCCGTCGAGGAGCTGAATCAACATTCGGACAATAACGGACCAGCAACGGAGTATGCGCTGATGTGTGTGCAGCGTGCATTAATGCTGCTCAACACGCATCTCGATACATTCCGACGCCGATACGCCTATCACCTGCGACGTTGGGCTCTGGAAGGCAAGGACATCGGAGCATATAATGCGCTGCGTACTGAAGGTCCTGGCCCACCGTTAAGAATCGTGCTGCAACCGGCAGGCGTACCGGATAAATCGTTCCTTAACATGCACGCGAGCGATCTGGTCGCCGACTTGAAGGCGGAGATTGCAAAATGGTGGGAAAAGTATCAAGGCGGAGTACCGTCAGCAGCAAAAACGGCTCAGACCGCTACAGTGCATACTGCTGCTTCTGGCAGTGTTAGCGGAGGAGAAAATAATAGTTCAGGCAGTCCGGCGGCAGTTCCGGTGCTTGGAATACTGCTGAACGATGGTCCGCTACGGATCATCACCCAAGGTCAGGAAATAACGGCCGAATACGATGAACGCAGTTTGGCCGATGTGGGTTTTAAGGATAATCAAATGGTGTATGTGTCCTTGGGAGGACGCAGCAGTGGTAGAAGACGCGAACAGAACGAAAATCCATCGCTGCAGCCTCCACCATCGAAGGATTGTTTACCAACGTTGTTACTCTTGAAGCCACCGTACTTTGAACAATTGTTCCGATTGATGCAAACGTTGGGTGATATGAAAATCAGCATCACGGGAGAACGCTGCCAACCGAACACCAAAGCGCAGCTTCTGTCGCGTCGTGTGTGGGACATTCTGGCAATGCTACCCACGTGTCCATCTTTCTTCAGTACGCTGAAAAATCTCTCTTTTAAGTGTAGTACCAGCATAGGCggacaaaaagcaaacgaaaagcaTGAAGCTGATGGAAGCAACAAAATGCCAAACCTTGATGAAAATACTACCGAATGTTTGGCCAAGGAAAGTGATCCACTATTGTCGGGAGGTGGTTGTTACACGTTGGAGGAAATTCTTGACCCATATAATTTGCAAAAGTTTATGTACGCTTTGCACATTGTGGAGAGTTTGTGTAAATCAAAGTTTGTGGGTAACTGCTGTGGCGGCAGTAGCGTTTCTGGTGCAATGCACCAGCAGATGAAGCAGCAGATTCCATTCGCCGAGGGtggtaacaacaacaacaatcgtgGTACATCAACCGTTGGTGTCGCAGGGACAAGTTCAAAGTCGCTGTCGGTCAAAAATCAACTAAAGCTAAAAATTTCCTCttcaaaatcattaaaaatgcaACAGCAGAGCAGCCCGCGCCAGCAGGAACCGACCATTGCTGTTAGCAACAACCGATCGCCATCAAGGGGAAAACGGTTAGATTTTCCTTCAACTTCCCCAGGCCCAGGTGTGGTGAAACCAACGCCTTTGTGTAGTGAAGACGACCATACAGTAGTTGCGccacgagtggatggtagttTGGAGaataaggaaaacaaaccacactCCGATGGTGGTCCCGGTCCATCGAAACAAGACGATCAGCAAACGG
This genomic window from Anopheles maculipalpis chromosome 2RL, idAnoMacuDA_375_x, whole genome shotgun sequence contains:
- the LOC126556836 gene encoding alpha-mannosidase 2 — translated: MVRIRRKFAFILCGVTVFFFLILYLVLNYSVSERTRVQDITYLESKIKQLENGLNKHHQEFGDIRKQIDTIRGAVDGGGDDTYVDNKVLDKAPLLGDREMMKESVINANGGGAGTCALRTDVIPQPDVQMLNLYEQVSFENIDGGAWKQGWPIKYHPSEWNSHHKLHVFLVPHSHNDPGWIQTFDEYYERSTKNIFANMLRHLDENSGLRFIWAEISYFAQWYDKLAAEQMDIVKRLVKNRQLEFVTGGWVMPDEANSHWYSMLLQLTEGQTWLKTRLNVTPVSSWSIDPFGQSATMPYILKQSGFENLLIQRTHYIVKKNLALKKQLEFRWRQLWDTRGDTDLFTHMMPFYSYDVPHTCGPDPKICCQFDFKRLPGMGLTCPWNVPPRPINDQNVAERAETIVDQWRKKSVLYRTRNVLIPLGDDFRYTTSSEWEAQRVNFEHLFDYINNEPSLNVEVKFATLQDYFDAVRATSGPNGMDQFPSLTGDFFTYADVNQDYWSGYFTSRPYHKRQDRILLHYIRSAEMLHSWNVWEPASDWKPLTNRLEYARRQLSLFQHHDGITGTAKDHVMEDYAQRMSRAIEDCKFVMQQAVYRMLTKSSVYHADPSFSYLSIDDSRTVNGSDSVRPTIILGEELPSKQVVLHNSLPHTRSEVVEFYVASPFVTVLDGAGGTVPSQIAPVWSWHTRPDGISQPQPSNTKYRLLFRANVPPLGLSVYTIISKNSAEESLGVTYTKAIILSKSPFTVNLAAGYPEDIDHASPTEMSLRFEEGGTTSAAFTSKGLLKSLTIENNQATVPVHLEFYRYGMQLSSGKSGAYLFHPAGNATLIAYEQPIVLVMKGPLETSITAGLPFAVHQTILRDDSVEIRNLVDIGHRDNTEIVMRLQTNINSGATFYTDLNGMQLIKRKRFQKLPIQANYYPVPSTMFIEDDYYRLTLLGGQPLGGSSLSSGELEIMQDRRLTRDDDRGLGQGVQDNMPVLHLFRLVLEPRESCTKPDPDYPTGFLTLPAHSQLQSLLHPLDKLIYNENYWTGLQKEGFGARHEPLERGIEVVAIRELPHIHFGRTTAGVSPPVGLIIHRTNFEDCGSEANMEGMLNIKKLLNLDDGHDIYSARLTLLKALEMVQSDDISLCPMDTKAYIIKR